A stretch of Dysidea avara chromosome 5, odDysAvar1.4, whole genome shotgun sequence DNA encodes these proteins:
- the LOC136255041 gene encoding zinc finger MYM-type protein 2-like, giving the protein MRPTEEINFSQDIVFRPLRNVCDAVYKRLHSKGIGVDTKVTPLLSKNEEDILWERGILSLDNPTGLFNAVFFYNGKNFCLRDGAEHRNLRVSQLSRETNIIDGKEVSCYVYTEYGSKNNQGGLVSLNQRNKTVKQYETDSERCHVKILDKYLEVLRRDTTLENDAFYMQPNSEFSSGSSVPWFKKTPVGKNTLAVMIKKMCEHAGISGGYTNHSLRAFGTTTLFHANVPEKLIQQRTGH; this is encoded by the coding sequence ATGCGACCTACTGAGGAGATCAATTTTTCGCAAGATATTGTATTTCGTCCTCTAAGAAATGTGTGTGATGCAGTGTACAAACGGCTGCACAGCAAAGGTATTGGAGTGGACACAAAAGTTACTCCACTGTTATCAAAGAACGAAGAAGATATACTTTGGGAAAGGGGAATTCTTAGTTTGGATAATCCCACAGGTCTGTTCAATGCAGTGTTTTTTTATAATGGCAAAAACTTTTGCCTAAGAGATGGAGCAGAGCATAGGAATTTAAGGGTGTCTCAGCTTTCCAGAGAAACTAATATTATAGATGGCAAAGAAGTTTCGTGCTATGTGTATACTGAATATGGGTCCAAGAATAACCAAGGAGGGCTTGTGTCCCTTAACCAAAGAAATAAAACTGTTAAACAGTACGAAACTGATTCAGAGCGATGCCATGTAAAGATATTGGACAAGTATTTGGAAGTATTGCGTCGTGACACAACACTGGAGAATGATGCATTTTATATGCAACCAAATAGTGAGTTTTCCAGTGGGTCATCTGTTCCCTGGTTTAAGAAAACACCAGTTGGAAAAAATACCCTAGCTGTGATGATTAAAAAAATGTGTGAGCATGCTGGTATTAGTGGTGGATATACCAATCACAGTCTTCGGGCATTCGGAACCACTACTCTGTTTCATGCTAATGTTCCTGAGAAGCTCATTCAACAAAGAACTGGTCACTGA